Proteins from one Flavobacterium branchiarum genomic window:
- a CDS encoding MFS transporter, producing the protein MKKLNLKEITSRSIVGIRSIYFVCGLGLSSWAPLVPFAKERLALDEAGLGLLLLLLGTGAIIMMPISGILGQRYGNRIVIASSALLFSLALPFLAFLDSPLLMGLSLFLFGAGVGTVDVAMNSMGVHIQNLHSRPVMSSFHGLFSLGGLFGSIGVGFLMKMGLEPLFAAICISILVMVTIVLQYNKLFDSATEKETANENDDSEELLQNVSSSWWHRGVIFFGILCFIVFMVEGAVLDWSALYLRENRGIDEVWAGLGFATFSVAMAIMRLFGDGIVEKYNSKVVVTGGSLIAASGLLLVITAPVLSISLLGFFILGCGAANIVPVFFNEAGKLKGIPTSIAVSAISTLGYSGMLLGPVGVGFLAQVSSLAIAFAVATTLLATVGILYLWYVSTRK; encoded by the coding sequence ATGAAAAAATTAAATTTGAAAGAGATAACCTCTAGATCTATAGTAGGTATCAGAAGTATTTATTTTGTTTGTGGTTTAGGTCTCTCTAGTTGGGCACCTTTAGTCCCTTTTGCAAAGGAGCGTTTGGCACTTGATGAAGCTGGACTAGGGCTTTTATTATTACTATTAGGAACAGGAGCAATTATAATGATGCCAATTTCTGGTATCTTAGGACAGCGTTATGGAAATAGAATTGTCATAGCATCTTCAGCATTATTATTCTCGCTTGCGTTGCCTTTTTTAGCATTTTTAGATTCTCCATTACTAATGGGGTTAAGTTTATTCTTATTTGGAGCTGGAGTTGGTACTGTTGATGTAGCCATGAATTCTATGGGAGTACATATACAGAACTTACACAGCAGACCTGTTATGTCCTCTTTTCACGGACTTTTTAGTTTAGGTGGCTTGTTTGGTTCTATTGGAGTAGGATTTTTAATGAAAATGGGGTTAGAGCCGTTGTTTGCTGCAATATGCATTTCTATTTTGGTTATGGTAACTATCGTATTACAGTATAATAAACTTTTTGATAGCGCAACAGAAAAAGAAACAGCAAATGAAAATGATGATTCAGAAGAACTTTTACAAAATGTAAGTTCATCATGGTGGCATCGAGGAGTAATTTTCTTTGGAATATTATGCTTCATTGTCTTTATGGTAGAAGGTGCTGTATTAGATTGGAGTGCACTTTACTTGCGTGAAAATAGAGGAATTGATGAGGTTTGGGCTGGGTTAGGTTTCGCAACATTCTCGGTTGCAATGGCAATTATGAGACTTTTTGGTGATGGTATTGTTGAAAAATACAATAGTAAAGTAGTTGTAACTGGTGGTTCATTAATTGCTGCTTCGGGGCTACTACTTGTTATCACAGCTCCTGTTTTGTCTATTTCATTACTTGGATTTTTTATTCTAGGCTGTGGAGCGGCAAATATTGTTCCTGTGTTTTTTAATGAAGCAGGTAAGTTAAAAGGGATTCCAACATCTATAGCGGTGAGCGCAATTAGTACCTTGGGCTATTCGGGTATGCTGTTAGGTCCTGTTGGTGTTGGGTTTTTGGCGCAAGTTTCATCACTTGCAATTGCATTTGCAGTTGCCACTACCTTGTTGGCTACAGTTGGAATCTTGTATTTGTGGTATGTGTCAACTAGAAAGTAA
- a CDS encoding cold-shock protein, which translates to MQEGTVKFFNEEKGFGFITPNDGGSEIFVHVSGLSENIRENDVVRYDIEEGRKGPNATNVVIA; encoded by the coding sequence ATGCAAGAAGGTACAGTAAAATTCTTCAATGAAGAAAAAGGTTTCGGATTTATAACACCTAATGATGGTGGAAGTGAAATCTTTGTTCATGTTTCAGGATTATCGGAAAACATTCGTGAGAACGATGTAGTACGTTACGATATTGAAGAGGGTCGCAAAGGACCAAACGCAACAAACGTTGTAATAGCTTAA
- a CDS encoding DeoR/GlpR family DNA-binding transcription regulator, with amino-acid sequence MLKEERFDKILHILASKGKVSYEILSLELKVSEDTVRRDIEALHNNGLLSKVRGGAIPVEKNPLSFVDRANYLTDKKQIIALKAQQFIHHGQTLFMDGGTTNCSIAAKIPVTTSLTIITNNISIVPILANHKNINLVLLGGSYNPQTQTTEGAKTCDEIKNYVADVYFLGTCAVDSKFGVTATYKNDGDVKTAMHKASKKSIALALLEKMDQAEPYKICPMEEIEILITELASNDPKLDSYRNASTKLV; translated from the coding sequence ATGTTAAAAGAAGAACGTTTTGATAAAATACTCCATATCCTTGCTTCAAAAGGTAAGGTATCTTACGAAATCCTCTCTCTAGAATTAAAAGTTTCGGAAGATACTGTACGCAGAGATATTGAAGCCCTACATAATAACGGACTATTATCTAAAGTAAGAGGCGGTGCAATTCCTGTTGAAAAAAACCCTTTGAGTTTTGTTGATCGCGCAAATTATCTTACTGATAAAAAACAAATCATTGCTTTAAAAGCACAGCAATTTATTCATCATGGACAAACTTTGTTTATGGATGGTGGTACTACAAATTGTAGCATTGCAGCAAAAATTCCTGTTACTACAAGTTTAACTATTATTACAAATAATATTTCTATTGTTCCTATACTAGCCAATCATAAGAACATTAATTTAGTGCTTTTAGGCGGGAGTTATAATCCACAAACTCAAACTACTGAAGGAGCTAAAACGTGCGATGAAATTAAAAACTATGTTGCCGATGTCTATTTCCTCGGAACTTGTGCTGTAGATAGTAAATTTGGGGTAACGGCTACTTACAAGAATGATGGTGATGTAAAAACGGCAATGCACAAAGCTTCCAAAAAAAGTATTGCACTGGCGCTTTTAGAAAAAATGGACCAAGCAGAACCTTATAAGATTTGCCCGATGGAAGAAATTGAGATTCTTATCACCGAATTAGCCAGTAATGACCCCAAATTGGATTCTTATAGAAATGCATCGACCAAATTGGTTTAA
- a CDS encoding HAD hydrolase-like protein: MSKIVKKTNPIKFVIFDCDNILINSDTILISILLDTIENKGKNLDPDLAINYFGGKSLKKCIPILEEICNTKFCESYLEECLESEINSGLESNPGVKKFINSLQVPYCLVTKLNYDVVIKNLNLTELHPFFKEVQILADIKNSYGTTALQITSSKGFSPFGTLVIKDRPDDLITMEQHGFTMAAITHLPNVETNLNTLFYEDINELYELVEIG; encoded by the coding sequence ATGTCCAAAATAGTTAAAAAAACAAATCCTATTAAGTTTGTGATTTTTGATTGCGATAATATTCTAATTAATTCAGATACCATACTAATATCGATACTATTGGATACTATTGAGAACAAAGGAAAAAATCTCGACCCCGATTTGGCTATCAACTATTTTGGCGGTAAATCACTAAAAAAATGTATTCCTATACTCGAAGAAATATGCAATACTAAATTTTGTGAATCTTATCTAGAAGAATGTCTGGAGTCTGAGATAAACTCGGGATTAGAATCAAATCCTGGTGTAAAAAAATTCATAAACAGCTTACAAGTTCCATATTGTTTAGTTACAAAACTGAATTATGATGTTGTTATAAAAAATCTTAACCTCACAGAGTTACATCCTTTTTTTAAAGAAGTCCAGATTCTTGCAGACATAAAAAACTCTTATGGCACTACTGCACTACAGATTACTTCCTCCAAGGGATTTTCTCCTTTTGGAACGCTTGTAATTAAAGACCGTCCCGATGATCTTATAACTATGGAGCAACATGGTTTTACTATGGCAGCAATAACACACTTACCTAACGTAGAAACCAATCTGAACACCTTATTTTATGAGGATATTAATGAGTTATATGAACTTGTTGAAATAGGGTAA
- a CDS encoding RNA polymerase sigma factor gives MKSNDIIILEKLRLGDSSAYKELFDLYYMPLSIYSFKYCDSFELAEDIVQDLFIKFWDEKLYMNLDTAIGPYLFQSVKNNTLHATKKNNRYIFEEIEDQIHTLLEDEHLDMDFIELEKKKLYEQIEALPLKSKEVFKAIVLNNLKYKEVALELGVSVNTVKTHYSRALKQLRNSLDTIITVLIV, from the coding sequence ATGAAGTCAAATGATATAATAATCCTTGAAAAACTCAGGTTGGGAGATTCTTCGGCCTACAAGGAATTATTTGACTTGTATTATATGCCTCTCAGCATATATTCTTTTAAGTATTGTGATTCATTTGAGTTAGCCGAAGATATTGTACAAGATTTATTTATAAAGTTTTGGGACGAGAAACTTTATATGAACCTTGATACGGCAATTGGGCCCTACCTTTTTCAATCTGTAAAAAACAATACTTTACACGCAACCAAAAAAAATAACAGGTACATATTTGAGGAAATTGAAGATCAGATTCATACTTTATTAGAAGATGAGCATCTCGATATGGATTTTATAGAGCTTGAAAAAAAGAAACTTTACGAACAAATAGAAGCTTTACCCTTAAAAAGCAAAGAAGTTTTTAAAGCAATTGTATTAAATAATTTAAAGTACAAAGAAGTAGCTTTAGAGCTTGGAGTGTCAGTAAATACAGTTAAAACACATTACTCAAGAGCCTTAAAACAACTACGAAATTCATTAGATACAATCATAACCGTATTAATAGTTTAA
- a CDS encoding FecR family protein gives MNDIPQNILDILLVYTSKEGINESQFNTLNEWINSSSENEFIFSEYLLFYKKSRRIGFAEKIDKDKAWENIVSQLQRPIDDVEEVEKPTFLGRFLEHKTVFLKYAAVVFFLLSIGFLFYQKNDHSKSTFVVPEEAITLQLENGTIQIIKEDGTTQVVDVNGNVVGKQKGNLLEYGSTVAKDTLVYNVIKIPYGKRFELKLSDGTNVHLNAGSSLRYPVQFVEKDKRQVFLDGEAYFDVSKDAKHPFIVTSNDMDVKVLGTKFNVTSYKKDGKTYAVLVEGSIAASSKLELHDNVILKPGYRAYFEDKKLKTETADVRKYIAWVSGELMFIDDSFDVISNKLERKYNVEIINNYKELNDIVITATFKNENIYQVLKTFQTYEAFDFTINDRIITINKPRMK, from the coding sequence ATGAATGATATTCCCCAAAATATATTAGATATTCTTTTAGTTTATACTTCAAAAGAAGGAATAAACGAAAGTCAATTTAATACCCTTAATGAATGGATAAACAGCAGTTCGGAAAATGAATTTATTTTTTCTGAGTACTTGTTGTTTTATAAAAAATCAAGACGAATTGGGTTTGCAGAAAAAATAGATAAAGATAAGGCTTGGGAAAATATTGTCTCTCAATTGCAACGACCAATAGATGATGTTGAAGAGGTTGAAAAACCGACATTTTTAGGACGATTTTTGGAGCATAAGACTGTCTTTTTGAAATATGCCGCGGTAGTATTTTTTTTATTATCAATTGGATTTTTATTTTATCAAAAGAACGATCATTCTAAATCGACTTTTGTAGTTCCTGAAGAAGCCATAACACTACAATTAGAAAATGGTACTATTCAGATAATAAAAGAGGATGGCACGACACAAGTTGTAGATGTAAACGGAAATGTTGTAGGTAAACAAAAAGGCAATCTATTAGAGTATGGCAGTACTGTTGCAAAAGATACCTTGGTGTATAATGTTATAAAAATCCCTTACGGAAAGCGCTTTGAATTAAAATTATCCGACGGAACAAATGTGCATTTAAACGCAGGAAGTAGCTTGCGTTATCCTGTTCAATTTGTAGAGAAAGACAAACGTCAGGTATTTTTAGATGGGGAAGCCTATTTTGATGTTAGTAAAGATGCAAAACACCCTTTTATCGTTACTTCAAACGATATGGATGTTAAGGTTTTAGGAACCAAATTTAATGTTACTTCTTATAAAAAAGACGGAAAAACATATGCTGTTTTAGTAGAAGGTAGCATAGCTGCTTCTAGTAAATTAGAGTTGCATGATAATGTAATTCTGAAACCAGGATATCGCGCTTATTTTGAAGATAAAAAATTAAAGACAGAGACAGCAGATGTTAGAAAATACATTGCTTGGGTTTCGGGAGAACTTATGTTTATCGACGATTCATTTGATGTAATCTCCAATAAATTAGAACGAAAATACAATGTTGAAATTATAAATAATTACAAAGAACTAAATGATATTGTAATAACAGCAACATTTAAAAATGAAAATATTTATCAGGTTTTAAAGACTTTTCAAACCTATGAAGCTTTTGACTTTACTATTAACGATAGAATAATAACCATAAATAAACCAAGAATGAAGTAA
- a CDS encoding TonB-dependent receptor — MKKQPISGAWPRIFNNANLKMKFTILFLFTSLLQVSASSSYGQNKKVTMDVNGVALVNVFKIIEDQTDFHFFYNKNELNLNQKIDLNVDKKQLGEVLNKLFNKTNISYQILGNQIVLKKQVANSSKTEKEIFIATEQRPIEGFVTDVLGIPIPGVTVVVEGTKYVTSTSYEGRFKFDNDVKGKFLILSFMGFKTQRIPVTNELMKVVLEEETNQLEEVVLVGYGKQKRSEFSGAVSSIDSKDIVQAATGSIGIDRALGGLTKGVQVSQNSGRPGAPVRINVRGFTSPLSGVAGLNQPLFVIDGVSFNLDNMQGANPLLTLNPNDIESLDVLKDAGATSIYGSRGANGVIIIKTKRGKKDQPLKVNASLTTSLATPISTVQVLNAAQYKNYYNQLINTTVTAMNNGQLDSFYVYDLANIGKTDLDFDTGMVTYDGLREDYFGTSDTNWNKEVFRSVAVTRQANFSFNGGSSNTNYMFSSSFIDQEGLTINDKMKQYNVSISLDSDLTKYVKMGGSVNLGHTQANSGENDVTNQYTVNTSIARARPDLPVRDENGKLLGQPDYQYGFMTLEPNPLMRLKNKADNKTYNFIGSTYIEIQPVKDLKIKTEVNASVFYNKNSTFIPKITDTDFIFFPNDSFLSEADGLVSNITTNLTANYDFKLASHKFGLMAGAAWDDTSFSNSNQFYSGFPDDEILINATSARTALGYSSSRLKTGLYSMFSRLNYGYKDLYNATFNFRTDTSSKFGPGNKRAYFPSLSVSWNIANEAFLAESTHVNVLKLRASAGKVGSTNVADFSYLQSFLNSSSSIYNGNSGVVADDNFPNPNVGWETTNEVNLGLDFGFFNNRLKGGIDVYNRKTNGALVRTPIPLELGPIVYYSNFLDVINRGVEINLGGDIIRNENFTWSTNINWAFNKNKLDKLNGASINEFQTDNFIEGQPVGTILGYKVDKIFQNQAEVDALNATSPTGYYDKASTGIGDYMIKDLNGDGRITEADKTIIGDIQPDFFGGISNTFAYKNLTLSALFQFSVGAKSIWNAIPAGTYNPLGENKYSEYALNTWTPENTNARYARALYTDPSASGRISDRYLYDTCYLRLKSIQLSYNFDKKLLNRVGLEGATLSLTGTNLLTWTKWPGIDPEVSSERGNITDQISNDDPYPLAKSFSLGIQVQF, encoded by the coding sequence ATGAAAAAACAACCAATTTCAGGTGCGTGGCCGCGCATTTTTAATAATGCCAACTTAAAGATGAAATTCACAATCTTATTTTTATTTACTAGTCTTTTGCAAGTTAGTGCTTCAAGTAGTTACGGACAGAACAAAAAAGTTACCATGGATGTAAATGGGGTAGCTTTAGTAAATGTTTTTAAAATTATAGAAGACCAAACCGACTTTCATTTTTTTTATAATAAAAATGAATTAAACCTAAATCAAAAAATTGATTTAAACGTTGATAAAAAACAACTAGGAGAAGTTTTAAATAAACTTTTTAATAAAACGAATATTTCTTATCAGATTCTAGGAAATCAAATTGTTCTCAAAAAGCAAGTAGCAAATAGTAGTAAAACAGAGAAAGAAATTTTTATAGCTACTGAGCAAAGACCTATTGAAGGATTTGTTACAGATGTTTTAGGAATTCCTATTCCGGGAGTAACTGTTGTGGTAGAAGGTACAAAATATGTTACCTCTACATCTTACGAAGGAAGATTCAAGTTTGATAACGATGTGAAAGGGAAATTCCTGATCTTATCATTTATGGGATTTAAAACACAACGTATTCCTGTAACTAATGAATTAATGAAAGTAGTTCTTGAAGAAGAAACGAACCAACTTGAAGAAGTTGTACTTGTAGGATACGGTAAACAAAAACGTTCTGAGTTTTCGGGAGCAGTTTCTTCTATCGATTCAAAAGATATAGTACAAGCAGCAACCGGAAGTATTGGTATTGACAGAGCATTAGGCGGATTAACAAAAGGAGTTCAGGTATCTCAAAATTCAGGTCGTCCTGGGGCTCCAGTTCGAATTAATGTTAGAGGATTTACTTCGCCATTATCTGGAGTAGCAGGATTAAACCAGCCTTTATTTGTAATTGATGGGGTATCTTTTAACCTAGATAATATGCAAGGAGCTAATCCATTATTGACATTAAATCCAAATGATATCGAAAGCCTTGATGTATTAAAAGATGCAGGAGCAACTTCTATTTATGGTTCACGTGGAGCAAATGGAGTAATTATCATTAAAACAAAAAGAGGTAAAAAAGACCAACCTTTAAAAGTTAATGCTTCTTTAACAACTTCGTTAGCAACGCCTATTAGCACAGTACAAGTTTTAAATGCAGCACAGTATAAAAACTATTATAACCAATTAATTAACACTACTGTTACGGCTATGAATAATGGTCAATTGGACTCCTTTTATGTTTATGATTTGGCTAATATCGGAAAGACAGATTTAGATTTTGATACCGGTATGGTTACGTATGACGGATTAAGAGAGGATTATTTTGGTACTTCGGACACCAACTGGAACAAAGAAGTTTTTAGAAGTGTAGCAGTAACAAGACAAGCTAATTTTAGTTTTAACGGAGGTAGTAGCAACACCAATTATATGTTTAGTTCTTCTTTTATAGATCAAGAAGGATTGACTATAAATGATAAAATGAAACAATACAATGTTTCTATTTCGTTGGATTCTGATTTAACTAAATATGTAAAAATGGGTGGTTCTGTTAATTTAGGACATACTCAAGCTAATTCGGGAGAAAACGATGTTACAAACCAATATACAGTTAATACTTCTATCGCTAGAGCACGTCCTGACTTGCCAGTGAGAGATGAAAACGGTAAGTTGTTAGGACAGCCAGATTATCAGTACGGTTTTATGACTTTAGAGCCAAATCCTTTAATGCGATTAAAAAATAAAGCAGATAATAAAACATATAATTTTATCGGAAGTACTTATATCGAAATACAGCCTGTAAAAGATTTGAAGATAAAAACAGAAGTTAATGCCTCTGTATTTTATAATAAGAACAGCACTTTTATTCCAAAAATAACAGATACAGACTTTATCTTTTTTCCTAATGATTCCTTCTTAAGTGAAGCAGATGGATTAGTATCTAATATTACAACAAACTTAACTGCCAATTATGACTTCAAATTAGCGAGTCATAAATTTGGATTAATGGCCGGTGCAGCTTGGGATGATACTAGTTTTTCTAATTCAAATCAATTTTATTCTGGTTTCCCAGATGATGAAATATTGATTAACGCTACTTCTGCGAGAACTGCATTAGGCTATAGTAGCTCACGTCTTAAAACAGGTTTATACTCCATGTTTTCTCGTTTAAATTATGGATATAAAGATTTGTATAATGCTACTTTCAATTTCAGAACAGATACTTCTTCTAAATTTGGACCCGGTAATAAAAGAGCTTATTTCCCTTCATTGTCTGTTAGTTGGAATATTGCTAATGAAGCTTTTTTAGCAGAAAGCACTCATGTTAATGTTTTAAAACTTAGAGCAAGTGCTGGAAAGGTTGGATCAACTAATGTAGCTGACTTTTCGTATCTACAATCTTTTCTAAACTCTTCTTCGAGTATTTATAATGGTAATTCAGGAGTTGTAGCAGATGATAATTTCCCTAATCCAAATGTAGGTTGGGAAACTACAAATGAGGTGAACTTAGGTTTGGATTTTGGATTTTTCAACAACCGTCTAAAAGGAGGAATTGACGTGTACAATAGAAAAACAAACGGAGCTTTGGTTAGAACACCAATTCCTCTTGAGTTAGGTCCAATTGTATATTATTCAAACTTTTTGGATGTTATAAACAGAGGGGTTGAGATTAATTTAGGTGGTGATATTATAAGAAATGAAAATTTTACTTGGTCAACTAATATAAATTGGGCATTTAATAAAAATAAATTAGATAAGTTAAATGGTGCCAGTATTAATGAATTTCAAACAGATAATTTCATAGAAGGACAGCCAGTAGGAACTATTTTAGGATATAAAGTTGATAAAATATTTCAAAATCAAGCGGAAGTAGACGCTTTAAATGCCACATCGCCTACAGGTTATTACGATAAGGCATCAACAGGAATTGGAGATTATATGATTAAAGACCTTAATGGAGATGGTAGAATTACTGAGGCCGATAAAACGATTATTGGCGATATTCAACCTGATTTCTTCGGAGGAATCTCGAATACATTTGCGTACAAGAACTTAACATTAAGTGCATTATTTCAATTTTCTGTAGGAGCAAAATCAATTTGGAATGCTATTCCAGCAGGAACTTATAATCCGTTAGGAGAAAATAAATATAGCGAATATGCTTTAAATACTTGGACACCAGAAAATACGAATGCGCGTTAT